A section of the Mesorhizobium loti genome encodes:
- a CDS encoding nitroreductase: MLEKKARIAGDAEIVDEAIMSRRSVRAFLPDMIDDDTIRDILAVAARAPSGTNMQPWRVYVTKGETKQQISDAILNSGIRAEKADWDEYRYYPTQFFEPYLTRRRANGFGLYGALGIGRREVDKMRAQHDRNFVFFDAPVGMIFTIDRRLNQGSWIDYGMFLQNIMVAARGRGLHTCPQAAFAPYHRQIRPVLNIPDEEIVVCGMALGYEDTSKPENAFRTDRVPLEEWVTFSE; this comes from the coding sequence ATGCTGGAAAAGAAGGCTCGAATCGCGGGGGATGCCGAGATCGTCGACGAGGCGATCATGTCGCGCCGTTCCGTGCGCGCATTCCTGCCCGACATGATCGACGACGACACAATCCGGGACATTCTGGCGGTTGCGGCGCGCGCGCCGTCCGGCACCAACATGCAGCCGTGGCGGGTCTACGTCACCAAGGGCGAGACCAAGCAGCAGATCTCCGATGCCATCCTGAATTCCGGCATCCGCGCCGAAAAGGCCGACTGGGACGAGTATCGCTACTATCCCACCCAGTTCTTCGAGCCGTATCTTACCCGCCGCCGTGCGAACGGTTTTGGCCTCTACGGCGCGCTCGGGATAGGCCGCCGGGAGGTGGACAAGATGCGCGCCCAGCATGACCGTAACTTCGTCTTCTTCGACGCGCCGGTCGGCATGATCTTCACCATCGATCGCCGGCTCAACCAGGGCTCGTGGATCGACTACGGCATGTTCCTGCAGAACATCATGGTCGCGGCGCGGGGCCGGGGCCTGCACACGTGCCCGCAGGCGGCCTTCGCGCCCTATCACCGGCAGATCCGGCCAGTACTCAACATTCCCGACGAGGAGATTGTCGTCTGCGGCATGGCGCTTGGTTACGAAGACACCTCCAAGCCGGAAAACGCCTTCCGTACCGACCGCGTGCCGCTCGAAGAGTGGGTGACGTTCAGCGAATAG
- a CDS encoding GcvT family protein: MTKTIPTKAIPTKARAVIIGGGVSGCSVAYHLAKLGWTDIVLLERKQLTSGTTWHAAGLIGQLRGSQNMTRLAKYSADLYVKLEAETEVGTGMRQVGSITVALTEERKHEIYRQASLARAFDVDVREISPNEVKEMYPHLNVSDVVGAVHLPLDGQCDPANIAMALAKGARQRGATIVENVKVTKVHTKAGRVTGVSWAQGEDQGTIEADIVVNCAGMWARELGRQNGVTIPLHACEHFYLVTEPIPGLSRLPVLRVPDECAYYKEDAGKMMLGAFEPVAKPWGMDGIREDFCFDQLPEDMDHFEPILEMGVNRMPMLATAGIHTFFNGPESFTPDDRYYLGEAPELRGYWMATGYNSIGIVSSGGAGMALAQWINDGEAPFDLWEVDIRRAQPFQKNRRYLKERVSETLGLLYADHFPYRQMATSRNVRRSPLHEHLKARGAVFGEVAGWERANWFAREGQEREYRYSWKRQNWFDNQRDEHLAVRNKVGLFDMTSFGKIRVEGRDACAFLQKLCANDMDVAPGKIVYTQMLNQRGGIESDLTVSRLSDTAYFLVVPGATLQRDLAWLRRHVGEEFVVITDVTAAESVLCLMGPDARKLIQKVSPNDFSNENNPFGTFQEIEIGMGLARAHRVTYVGELGWELYVSTDQAAHVFEAIDEAGADVGLKLCGLHTLDSCRIEKAFRHFGHDITDEDNVLEAGLGFAVKAAKGEFIGRDAVLKKKDAGLSRRLVQFRLKDPQPQLFHNEAILRDGKIVGPITSGNYGHHLGGAIGLGYVPCPGESEADMLASSYEIEIAGERFAAEASLKPMYDPKAERVKM, encoded by the coding sequence ATGACCAAGACCATTCCCACCAAAGCCATTCCTACCAAAGCAAGGGCGGTAATCATCGGCGGGGGCGTTTCCGGCTGTTCGGTCGCCTATCACCTGGCCAAGCTCGGCTGGACCGACATCGTGCTTCTGGAGCGCAAGCAGCTGACCTCGGGCACGACATGGCACGCCGCCGGCCTGATCGGCCAGTTGCGCGGCTCGCAGAACATGACGCGGCTGGCGAAATATTCAGCCGACCTCTACGTCAAGCTGGAAGCCGAGACCGAGGTCGGCACCGGCATGCGCCAGGTCGGCTCGATCACCGTGGCGCTGACCGAGGAGCGCAAGCACGAGATCTACCGGCAGGCGTCGCTCGCCCGTGCCTTCGATGTCGATGTGCGCGAGATTTCGCCCAACGAGGTCAAGGAGATGTACCCGCATCTCAACGTGTCCGACGTCGTCGGCGCCGTGCATCTGCCGCTCGACGGCCAGTGCGACCCCGCCAACATCGCCATGGCGCTGGCCAAGGGCGCGCGCCAGCGCGGCGCCACCATCGTCGAGAATGTGAAGGTGACCAAGGTCCACACCAAAGCCGGCCGTGTCACCGGCGTGTCCTGGGCGCAAGGTGAGGACCAGGGCACCATCGAGGCCGACATCGTCGTCAACTGCGCCGGCATGTGGGCCCGGGAACTCGGGCGTCAGAACGGTGTCACCATCCCTCTGCACGCCTGCGAGCATTTCTATCTCGTCACCGAGCCGATCCCCGGCCTCTCCCGCCTGCCGGTGCTGCGCGTTCCCGATGAGTGCGCCTACTACAAGGAAGATGCCGGCAAGATGATGCTCGGCGCTTTCGAGCCGGTGGCCAAGCCATGGGGCATGGACGGCATCCGCGAGGATTTCTGCTTCGACCAGTTGCCCGAGGACATGGACCATTTCGAGCCGATCCTCGAAATGGGCGTCAACCGCATGCCGATGCTGGCGACCGCCGGCATCCACACCTTCTTCAACGGCCCTGAAAGTTTCACGCCGGACGACCGCTATTATCTCGGCGAGGCGCCGGAACTTCGGGGCTACTGGATGGCGACCGGCTACAATTCGATCGGCATCGTCTCTTCGGGCGGCGCCGGCATGGCGCTGGCGCAGTGGATCAACGACGGCGAAGCACCCTTCGACCTCTGGGAAGTCGACATCCGCCGCGCCCAGCCCTTCCAGAAGAACCGCCGCTATCTCAAGGAGCGTGTCTCCGAAACGCTCGGCCTGCTCTATGCCGACCATTTCCCCTACCGGCAGATGGCGACATCGCGCAACGTCAGGCGCTCGCCCCTGCATGAGCATTTGAAAGCGCGCGGCGCGGTTTTCGGCGAGGTCGCCGGCTGGGAGCGCGCCAACTGGTTCGCCCGCGAAGGCCAGGAACGCGAATACCGCTATTCCTGGAAGCGGCAGAACTGGTTCGACAACCAGCGCGACGAGCACTTGGCCGTCCGCAACAAGGTCGGTCTGTTCGACATGACCTCGTTCGGCAAGATCCGTGTAGAGGGCCGCGATGCCTGTGCCTTCCTGCAAAAACTGTGCGCCAACGACATGGACGTGGCGCCGGGCAAGATCGTCTACACGCAAATGCTCAACCAGCGCGGCGGCATCGAGAGCGATCTCACCGTCTCGCGCCTGTCGGATACAGCCTATTTCCTCGTCGTCCCCGGTGCCACGCTGCAGCGCGATCTGGCCTGGTTGCGCCGGCATGTCGGCGAGGAATTCGTGGTCATCACGGATGTCACCGCGGCCGAAAGCGTGCTCTGCCTGATGGGCCCGGATGCGCGAAAGCTGATCCAGAAAGTCAGCCCCAACGATTTCTCCAACGAGAACAATCCGTTCGGCACGTTCCAGGAGATCGAGATCGGCATGGGCCTCGCCCGCGCCCACCGCGTCACCTATGTCGGCGAACTCGGCTGGGAGCTCTATGTCTCGACCGACCAGGCCGCCCATGTCTTCGAGGCGATCGACGAGGCCGGCGCCGATGTCGGCCTGAAGCTCTGCGGCCTGCACACGCTCGATTCCTGTCGTATCGAGAAAGCCTTCCGGCATTTCGGCCACGACATCACCGACGAGGACAATGTGCTGGAGGCAGGCCTCGGCTTCGCGGTGAAGGCGGCCAAGGGCGAGTTCATCGGCCGCGATGCCGTGCTGAAGAAGAAGGATGCCGGCCTGTCACGCCGGCTGGTCCAGTTTCGCCTGAAGGACCCACAGCCCCAGCTCTTCCACAACGAAGCGATCCTGCGCGACGGCAAGATCGTCGGCCCGATCACGTCAGGCAATTACGGCCACCATCTCGGCGGAGCCATCGGACTGGGTTATGTGCCGTGCCCGGGCGAGAGCGAGGCCGATATGCTGGCTTCATCCTATGAGATAGAAATCGCCGGCGAGCGTTTCGCGGCGGAGGCATCGCTGAAGCCGATGTATGATCCGAAGGCGGAACGGGTGAAGATGTAG
- a CDS encoding pyridoxal phosphate-dependent aminotransferase codes for MPRPSSRISGIVPSGKDGWEVHSAAWARKEAGEDIIMLSVGDHDFDTPSQTIEACVAAVRGSNHHYTPLPGLPRLRQAMAAASSACTGVETTPDQVIATPGGQAALYAAVQAVLDQGDHAIVVAPYYATYPNTFSAAGAGFTVVETPAEDGFQPHVDMIRAALKPNTRAILINTPNNPTGAVYSRERLEQLAEICREHDLWLLSDEVYWTLGGGEHISPRSLPGMAERTLVINSMSKSHGMTGWRMGWLTGPEAMITLLINLNLVTTYGLPAFISVACAEALENHYGVKDIAERYAARRTVFLDAVRGMNDVSVRGSEGGMYVMLDISAVEPDDEKFAFAFLDKEKVGVMPGSSFGEAAAGHIRISLCQPEPVLQEAAARLRRFASTYRREAA; via the coding sequence ATGCCTAGACCATCGTCGCGCATTTCCGGCATTGTCCCGTCGGGCAAGGATGGCTGGGAAGTCCATTCCGCCGCCTGGGCCCGCAAGGAAGCCGGCGAGGACATCATCATGCTGTCGGTCGGCGACCATGATTTCGACACGCCCTCCCAAACGATCGAGGCTTGCGTCGCCGCGGTCCGCGGCAGCAACCACCACTACACGCCGCTGCCCGGCCTGCCGCGCCTGCGCCAGGCGATGGCGGCAGCCTCCAGCGCCTGCACCGGCGTCGAGACGACACCGGATCAGGTGATCGCCACGCCTGGCGGCCAGGCGGCCCTCTACGCGGCCGTGCAGGCCGTGCTCGACCAGGGCGACCATGCCATCGTCGTTGCTCCCTACTACGCCACCTACCCCAACACGTTCAGTGCCGCGGGTGCCGGTTTCACCGTCGTCGAGACGCCGGCCGAGGATGGTTTCCAGCCGCATGTCGACATGATCCGCGCCGCACTCAAGCCCAACACGCGCGCCATCCTGATCAACACGCCGAACAACCCCACCGGTGCGGTCTATTCGCGAGAGCGGCTCGAACAGCTGGCCGAAATCTGCAGGGAGCACGACCTCTGGCTGCTGTCGGACGAGGTCTACTGGACGCTGGGCGGTGGCGAGCACATCTCGCCGCGCTCATTGCCCGGCATGGCCGAACGCACGCTGGTCATCAATTCCATGTCCAAGAGCCATGGCATGACCGGCTGGCGCATGGGCTGGCTGACCGGTCCTGAAGCGATGATCACGCTGCTCATCAATCTCAATCTGGTGACGACCTACGGCCTCCCGGCCTTCATCTCGGTCGCCTGTGCCGAGGCGCTGGAGAACCACTACGGCGTGAAGGACATCGCCGAGCGCTACGCGGCGCGCCGCACCGTCTTCCTCGACGCCGTGCGTGGCATGAATGACGTCAGCGTGCGCGGTTCCGAAGGCGGCATGTATGTCATGCTCGACATATCCGCGGTCGAACCCGACGACGAGAAATTCGCCTTCGCCTTCCTCGACAAGGAGAAGGTCGGCGTGATGCCGGGCTCCAGCTTCGGCGAAGCCGCCGCCGGTCACATCCGCATCAGCCTCTGCCAGCCGGAGCCCGTGCTGCAAGAAGCGGCAGCCCGGCTGCGCCGCTTTGCTTCCACCTATCGCCGCGAGGCCGCATGA
- a CDS encoding homocysteine S-methyltransferase family protein, producing MKKVILTDGGMGQELVRRSKSEPTPLWSARVLIDEPDLVRDLHAEFIRAGARVITINTYSATPERLAREGADDLFKPLQKRGIELARQARDAAGDAAIAGCLSPLFGSYAPALTISYQETLEIYRRIVAEQADGIDLFLCETMASADEARAAVTAASESGKPVWVSWTLADHGAPRLRSGETIAAAAGALDGLPIAARLLNCCRPEAIAAALPELIDLGGPVGAYANGFTSTEALKHGGTVDVLHARHDLGPDAYAEQAIGWVEAGAEIVGGCCEVGPPHIAALRDRLRQDGHEISGVLHA from the coding sequence GTGAAGAAAGTCATCCTCACCGACGGTGGTATGGGCCAGGAACTGGTCCGGCGCAGCAAATCGGAGCCGACGCCATTGTGGTCGGCCAGGGTGCTGATCGACGAACCCGATCTGGTGCGCGACCTGCATGCCGAATTCATCCGTGCCGGCGCCCGGGTCATCACCATCAATACCTATTCGGCGACACCCGAACGCCTGGCGCGCGAGGGCGCTGATGACCTGTTCAAGCCCCTGCAGAAACGTGGCATCGAACTGGCCAGGCAGGCTCGCGACGCAGCCGGCGACGCAGCGATCGCCGGCTGCCTGTCGCCGCTTTTCGGCAGCTACGCCCCGGCGCTGACCATCTCTTACCAGGAGACGCTCGAGATCTACCGCCGCATCGTTGCCGAGCAGGCGGACGGCATCGATCTCTTCCTGTGCGAGACCATGGCTTCGGCCGATGAAGCGCGCGCGGCCGTCACCGCGGCTTCGGAGAGTGGCAAGCCCGTCTGGGTGTCGTGGACGCTCGCCGATCACGGCGCGCCACGGCTGCGCAGCGGCGAAACAATAGCCGCCGCGGCCGGCGCGCTCGATGGCCTGCCGATAGCGGCGCGGCTGCTCAACTGCTGCCGCCCGGAAGCGATCGCCGCCGCCTTGCCTGAACTGATCGATCTCGGCGGCCCGGTCGGCGCCTATGCCAACGGCTTCACCTCCACGGAGGCGCTCAAGCACGGCGGCACCGTCGATGTGCTGCACGCTCGCCACGACCTCGGCCCGGACGCCTATGCCGAGCAGGCGATCGGCTGGGTGGAGGCAGGTGCCGAAATCGTCGGCGGCTGCTGTGAAGTCGGGCCACCGCACATTGCCGCGCTGCGCGACCGTCTGCGGCAGGATGGTCACGAAATTTCGGGAGTTTTGCATGCCTAG
- a CDS encoding NAD(P)H-dependent oxidoreductase has protein sequence MRVLVVYCHPVPESFCAAIRDTALDVLKARGWEVRLLDLYAEKFDPVMGCDERRTYNDQAPRDPALKPHFELLAWADAILFVYPTWWYGLPAMLKGWLDRVWATDVAFKLPAGKGRITSLMRHVTKVGVITTCGAPTWWSVVVGQPGRKTLLRGMRALCATRCKTFFLAHYLMDASTPATRAAFLAKVRAKLERF, from the coding sequence ATGCGGGTCCTCGTGGTCTACTGCCATCCTGTGCCGGAGAGTTTTTGCGCAGCGATCCGCGACACCGCTCTTGATGTGCTGAAGGCAAGGGGCTGGGAGGTGCGGCTGCTCGATCTCTACGCCGAGAAATTCGATCCGGTGATGGGTTGTGACGAGCGGCGCACCTACAATGACCAGGCGCCGCGCGATCCCGCGCTGAAGCCGCATTTCGAACTGCTCGCCTGGGCCGACGCGATCCTGTTCGTCTATCCGACCTGGTGGTACGGGCTGCCGGCGATGCTCAAGGGCTGGCTTGACCGGGTGTGGGCGACCGATGTCGCCTTCAAGCTGCCGGCGGGCAAGGGGCGGATCACATCGCTGATGAGGCATGTCACCAAGGTCGGCGTCATCACCACCTGCGGCGCGCCGACCTGGTGGAGCGTCGTCGTCGGGCAGCCCGGACGCAAGACCTTGCTGCGCGGCATGCGGGCGCTGTGCGCGACACGCTGCAAGACGTTTTTCCTGGCGCATTATCTGATGGATGCCTCGACGCCGGCAACGAGAGCGGCGTTTCTGGCGAAGGTGCGGGCAAAGCTGGAGCGGTTTTGA
- a CDS encoding helix-turn-helix domain-containing protein, giving the protein MPSTTARTLQGPDERVLAGDIRALRRARGLTLAEIALKLGRSVGWVSQVERGLSTPSLSDLRAFAELFGVPISLFFSHDVPVESERGVVVRAGRRRTLGTSETGLVEELLSPDLGGSFEMVRSIFAAGAEMKTEQLRPTEEAGYIASGIFEIEIAGVWHRLGEGDSFRFEGKPYRWRNPGTEPAVIIWVVSPPVY; this is encoded by the coding sequence TTGCCCTCCACTACCGCACGAACATTGCAGGGACCTGACGAACGCGTTCTGGCCGGCGACATCAGGGCGCTGCGTCGCGCGCGCGGGCTGACGCTGGCTGAGATCGCGCTGAAACTTGGCCGCTCGGTCGGCTGGGTCAGCCAGGTCGAGCGTGGCCTGTCGACGCCATCGCTGAGCGATCTCAGGGCCTTCGCCGAGCTGTTCGGCGTGCCGATCAGCCTGTTCTTCAGCCACGACGTGCCTGTCGAGAGCGAACGCGGCGTGGTCGTGCGCGCCGGCCGGCGCCGCACGCTTGGCACCAGCGAGACCGGCTTGGTGGAAGAACTCCTGTCGCCCGATCTCGGTGGTAGCTTCGAGATGGTGCGCTCGATCTTCGCGGCGGGCGCGGAGATGAAGACCGAGCAACTGCGACCGACCGAGGAAGCAGGCTATATCGCCTCGGGTATTTTCGAAATCGAGATAGCGGGCGTCTGGCACCGGCTCGGCGAAGGCGATTCCTTCCGCTTCGAAGGCAAGCCCTATCGCTGGCGCAATCCGGGCACCGAGCCCGCAGTGATCATCTGGGTGGTTTCACCACCCGTATACTAA
- a CDS encoding GcvT family protein — MAGLPSTARVVIIGGGVVGTSSLYHLAKAGWTDCVLLEKNELTSGSTWHAAGNVPTFSSSWSLMNMQRYSTELYRGLADAVDYPMNYHVTGSLRLAHSKERMQEFQRAKGMGRYQGMDIDVVGVDEIKRRYPFIETHDLEGALYDPSDGDIDPAQLTQALAKGARDMGAKIIRFCPVTGVRREKDEWVVATPQGEIRCEIVVNAAGYRAAEVGKMFGREVPMMVMSHQYILFEEIPELAAWSKEQGRKLPLLRDVDTSYYLRQEKAGMNLGPYERNCRAHWATPNDPMPEDFSFQLFPDDLDRLEHYLADAVARVPILGTAGLSKVINGPIPYAPDGNPLIGPMPGVPNAFEACVFTFGIAQGGGAGKVLAEWVTQGQTEWDMWSCDPRRFTSFASAPDYCVAKGLEIYGNEYAIQFPRHAWPEGRDRKLSPIHNRTKALGGRFDAYNGWERATWYAQPGDDISEEATLTFRRDGPWQHRVREECLAVRDAAGILDLPGFSRFNLEGPGAAEWLSLQVTGLVPRPGRIGLVYFADDKGRIVTEMSVVRHGEDQMTLITAAVAQWHDFEWLKSRMPGDAAFTLTDRTEDYSTQILAGPNSRKILADVCDADLALPWLTHQEAEIAGRWVKLVRVSFAGELGWEIHTKVGDTSAIFDAIWAAGQKHGLKPFGMYALDSLRLEKGYRTWKGDLSTDYSILQGGLERFVKWEKPDFRGKAALQNEKQQGVKKRFVTLVVEDPGDCDAPYMSTLWHGGQIVGETTSGGWGHRIDKSIALGMLRMDLTEPGTSVEVEIFGDRFKAVVQKDEPLWDPKNERLRA, encoded by the coding sequence ATGGCGGGTTTGCCGAGCACGGCACGCGTGGTGATCATCGGAGGTGGCGTCGTCGGCACCTCCTCGCTCTATCATCTGGCCAAGGCGGGTTGGACCGATTGCGTGCTTCTGGAGAAGAACGAGCTGACCTCCGGCTCGACCTGGCATGCCGCCGGCAATGTACCGACCTTCTCCTCGTCATGGTCGCTGATGAACATGCAGCGCTATTCGACCGAGCTTTACCGGGGCCTGGCCGACGCTGTCGACTATCCCATGAACTATCACGTCACCGGTTCCCTGCGTCTCGCCCACTCGAAGGAGCGCATGCAGGAGTTCCAGCGCGCCAAGGGCATGGGCCGCTACCAGGGCATGGACATCGACGTGGTCGGTGTCGATGAGATCAAGCGCCGCTATCCCTTCATCGAGACGCACGATCTGGAAGGCGCGCTCTACGACCCGAGCGACGGCGACATCGACCCGGCGCAGTTGACCCAGGCGTTGGCCAAGGGCGCGCGCGACATGGGCGCCAAGATCATCCGGTTCTGCCCTGTTACCGGCGTGCGCCGTGAGAAGGACGAATGGGTGGTTGCCACGCCGCAAGGCGAGATCCGCTGCGAAATCGTCGTCAACGCCGCCGGCTACCGCGCCGCCGAAGTGGGCAAAATGTTCGGCCGCGAAGTGCCGATGATGGTAATGAGCCATCAGTATATCCTCTTCGAGGAGATCCCCGAACTCGCCGCGTGGTCGAAGGAACAGGGCAGGAAGCTGCCCCTGCTGCGCGACGTCGATACCTCCTACTATCTGCGCCAGGAGAAGGCCGGCATGAATCTCGGTCCCTATGAGCGCAATTGCCGCGCGCATTGGGCCACCCCCAACGATCCGATGCCGGAGGACTTTTCCTTCCAACTCTTCCCCGACGATCTCGACCGGCTGGAACATTACCTGGCCGATGCCGTCGCCCGCGTGCCGATCCTTGGCACCGCCGGCCTGTCCAAGGTCATCAACGGCCCGATCCCCTATGCGCCGGACGGCAACCCGCTGATCGGCCCGATGCCCGGTGTGCCCAACGCCTTCGAGGCCTGCGTCTTCACCTTCGGCATCGCCCAGGGCGGCGGCGCCGGCAAGGTGCTGGCCGAATGGGTCACGCAAGGCCAGACCGAATGGGACATGTGGTCCTGCGACCCGCGCCGCTTCACGTCCTTTGCCTCGGCGCCGGACTATTGCGTCGCCAAGGGCCTGGAAATCTACGGCAATGAATACGCCATCCAGTTCCCGCGCCATGCCTGGCCGGAAGGCCGTGACAGGAAACTGTCGCCGATCCACAACCGCACCAAGGCGCTCGGCGGCCGCTTCGACGCCTACAATGGCTGGGAACGCGCCACATGGTACGCGCAGCCCGGCGACGACATTTCCGAGGAGGCGACGCTGACCTTCCGGCGCGACGGGCCTTGGCAACACCGCGTGCGCGAGGAGTGCCTGGCGGTGCGCGACGCCGCCGGCATACTCGACCTGCCGGGGTTCTCACGCTTCAACCTGGAAGGCCCCGGTGCCGCCGAATGGCTGAGCCTGCAGGTCACCGGACTGGTGCCCAGGCCCGGCCGCATCGGGCTGGTCTATTTCGCCGACGACAAGGGCCGCATCGTCACCGAAATGTCGGTGGTGCGCCATGGCGAGGACCAGATGACGCTGATCACCGCGGCCGTCGCGCAATGGCATGATTTCGAGTGGCTGAAATCGCGCATGCCTGGGGATGCGGCCTTCACGCTGACCGACCGCACCGAGGACTATTCCACCCAGATCCTGGCCGGCCCCAACTCGCGCAAGATTCTCGCCGATGTCTGCGACGCCGACCTCGCCTTGCCGTGGCTGACACACCAGGAAGCAGAAATAGCCGGTCGCTGGGTGAAGCTGGTGCGCGTCTCCTTCGCCGGCGAACTCGGCTGGGAAATCCACACCAAGGTCGGCGACACATCAGCCATCTTCGACGCCATCTGGGCGGCCGGCCAGAAGCATGGTCTGAAGCCGTTCGGCATGTACGCGCTGGATTCGCTCCGGCTCGAGAAGGGCTACCGAACCTGGAAGGGCGATCTGTCGACCGACTATTCGATCCTGCAAGGCGGCCTCGAGCGCTTCGTCAAATGGGAAAAGCCCGACTTCCGTGGCAAGGCCGCACTGCAGAACGAAAAGCAGCAAGGCGTGAAGAAGCGTTTCGTCACGCTGGTCGTCGAAGATCCCGGCGATTGCGACGCGCCCTACATGTCGACGCTCTGGCACGGCGGCCAGATCGTCGGCGAGACCACGTCGGGCGGCTGGGGCCATCGCATCGACAAGTCCATCGCGCTCGGCATGTTGCGCATGGATTTGACCGAGCCCGGCACATCGGTCGAGGTCGAAATCTTCGGCGACCGTTTCAAGGCGGTCGTGCAGAAGGATGAACCTTTGTGGGATCCGAAGAACGAAAGACTGAGAGCGTGA
- a CDS encoding NAD(P)H-dependent oxidoreductase: MNILVLYAHPVETSFNAGLHRLVVERLMAAGHTIDDCDLYAENFDPRLTRQERLDYHDQRGSADPAAPYVERLLRADALVLSYPVWNYGFPAILKGFFDRVFLPGVSFKLVDGKVQPSLHNVRKVAAVTTYGGTRFRAVLMGDPPRRLIKRMLRATVKPGAPVTYLAHYAMNLSTDETRKSFMTKVAASMDAF; encoded by the coding sequence ATGAACATCCTCGTCCTCTATGCCCATCCGGTCGAGACCAGCTTCAATGCCGGCCTGCACCGGTTGGTCGTCGAGCGGCTGATGGCGGCGGGCCATACGATCGATGATTGCGACCTCTACGCCGAGAATTTCGATCCAAGGCTGACGCGCCAGGAGAGGCTGGACTACCACGACCAGCGCGGCTCCGCGGACCCCGCGGCACCCTATGTCGAACGTCTGCTGCGGGCCGATGCGCTGGTGCTTTCCTATCCGGTGTGGAACTACGGATTTCCGGCGATCCTGAAGGGCTTCTTCGATCGTGTGTTCCTGCCTGGAGTGTCGTTCAAGCTGGTCGACGGCAAAGTGCAGCCGTCGCTGCACAACGTCCGTAAGGTCGCCGCCGTCACCACCTATGGCGGCACCCGGTTCCGCGCAGTGCTGATGGGCGATCCGCCGCGCAGGCTGATCAAGCGTATGCTGCGCGCGACGGTAAAGCCCGGCGCGCCGGTGACTTATCTCGCGCATTACGCGATGAACCTGTCGACCGACGAAACACGGAAATCCTTCATGACGAAGGTTGCGGCGAGCATGGATGCGTTCTGA
- a CDS encoding FAD-binding oxidoreductase encodes MDVSALKRDLDGIKLDDNPAIVQQKSRDFYWYSPVLKQQLDHVTGDLIVTPKNEAELIRVLAACHRHGVPVTPRGSGTGNYGQAMPLSGGVVLNLAEMNEIKSIAPGRVVTGPGAVLADIDKATRAHSGQELRLSPSTYNTASIGGFIAGGSGGVGSINFGGLRDFGNVLRLRVVTMEAEPKVLELTGEDLHKVTHAYGTNGIITEVEMPLTAAYDWVDVIVGFGAFMDAARYGNALACQDGILTKLITPIAAPVPQLYFKRHQKFFREGQSICVVMVAQHGLDAFLAFTRRVGGEVIFNAATATPDEKKGLPPAYELAWNHTTLRALRVDPDITYLQSLYPFPNQLALVEKMDTMFPGEVFSHLEFVRLDGNITCFGLPLVKFTTEARLDEIVRLHEENGCPIFNPHRYTLEEGGMKQTDAVQLAFKRETDPQGLLNPGKMIAWENPDYDYRSGRTFLFKGLQKAG; translated from the coding sequence ATGGACGTTTCGGCGCTCAAACGTGATCTTGACGGGATAAAGCTCGACGACAATCCGGCCATCGTCCAGCAGAAGAGCCGCGACTTCTATTGGTACAGCCCGGTGCTGAAGCAACAGCTCGACCATGTCACAGGCGACCTGATCGTGACGCCGAAGAATGAGGCCGAACTGATCCGCGTACTCGCCGCCTGTCATCGGCATGGCGTGCCGGTGACGCCGCGCGGCAGCGGCACCGGCAATTATGGGCAGGCAATGCCGCTGTCGGGCGGTGTCGTGCTCAACCTCGCTGAGATGAACGAGATCAAGTCGATCGCGCCGGGGCGCGTGGTGACCGGGCCGGGCGCGGTGCTGGCCGACATTGACAAGGCGACACGGGCGCATTCCGGCCAGGAACTCAGGCTCTCGCCCTCCACCTACAATACCGCTTCGATCGGCGGCTTCATCGCCGGCGGTTCGGGCGGCGTTGGCTCGATCAATTTCGGCGGGTTGCGCGATTTCGGCAATGTGCTGCGCCTGCGCGTGGTGACGATGGAGGCCGAACCGAAAGTGCTCGAGCTCACCGGCGAGGATTTGCACAAGGTGACCCACGCCTACGGCACCAATGGCATCATCACGGAGGTCGAGATGCCGCTGACCGCGGCCTATGACTGGGTCGATGTCATTGTCGGCTTCGGTGCCTTCATGGACGCGGCGCGCTACGGCAATGCGCTGGCCTGCCAGGACGGCATCCTGACCAAGCTGATCACCCCGATCGCCGCACCCGTGCCGCAGCTCTATTTCAAGCGGCATCAGAAGTTTTTCAGGGAAGGGCAAAGCATCTGCGTCGTCATGGTGGCGCAGCATGGACTGGATGCTTTCCTTGCCTTCACCCGGCGCGTCGGCGGTGAGGTGATCTTCAACGCGGCCACAGCGACGCCGGATGAGAAAAAAGGCCTTCCGCCGGCCTACGAGCTGGCCTGGAACCACACCACGCTCAGGGCACTGCGTGTCGATCCCGACATCACCTATCTGCAATCGCTCTATCCCTTTCCCAACCAGTTGGCGCTGGTCGAGAAGATGGATACGATGTTTCCGGGCGAAGTGTTCTCGCATCTCGAATTCGTGCGGCTGGACGGCAACATCACCTGTTTCGGCCTGCCATTGGTGAAGTTCACCACGGAGGCGCGGCTCGACGAGATCGTGCGGCTGCATGAGGAGAATGGCTGCCCGATCTTCAACCCGCACCGCTATACGCTGGAGGAGGGCGGCATGAAGCAGACGGATGCCGTGCAGCTCGCCTTCAAGCGCGAGACCGACCCGCAAGGCCTGCTCAATCCCGGCAAGATGATCGCCTGGGAAAATCCGGACTACGACTATCGTTCGGGGCGAACCTTCCTGTTCAAGGGGCTGCAAAAGGCAGGCTGA